A window from Salminus brasiliensis chromosome 7, fSalBra1.hap2, whole genome shotgun sequence encodes these proteins:
- the LOC140559689 gene encoding uncharacterized protein has translation MMLLLGLFFSSLFCSVYTLQCQNCQRGLGQCSVTTSAQCQTGSACAAARISLDTSLLAGNTSVFRTCLDKNACTLLNATASGVTFSAELGVINLFAFFSCCETDNCNNNNIPEPDTIPNGLKCATCNSLTDTVCNTTLSCVGNQNRCANGTVSAVPIFGPITSRIVKGCVSKSFCDATQFAKISCCTGNMCNGSDAWLRLDLGLFLMVLMTTILLQ, from the exons ATGATGCTTCTACTGGGcttgtttttctcttctctcttctgctcag tGTATACACTGCAGTGCCAAAATTGTCAGCGTGGTTTGGGTCAGTGTAGCGTCACAACGTCTGCCCAGTGTCAAACAGGTAGTGCGTGTGCTGCTGCGAGAATTTCTCTTGATACGA GTTTATTAGCTGGTAATACCTCTGTTTTCCGTACATGCCTGGACAAAAACGCCTGTACTCTGCTGAATGCAACTGCATCAGGCGTAACTTTCTCAGCTGAACTTGGAGTGATAaatctttttgcttttttttcctgctgtGAAACTGATAattgcaacaacaacaacattccTG AGCCTGATACCATCCCAAATGGACTTAAATGTGCCACCTGCAACAGCCTGACGGACACAGTCTGCAACACTACTTTGTCATGTGTGGGAAATCAAAATCGCTGTGCAAATGGCACTG TCAGCGCTGTGCCAATCTTTGGCCCAATCACAAGCAGGATTGTAAAGGGATGTGTGTCTAAAAGTTTCTGTGATGCAACCCAGTTCGCAAAAATCAGTTGCTGCACAGGGAACATGTGTAATGGGAGTGATGCCTGGCTCAGACTGGACCTTGGACTTTTCCTGATGGTCCTAATGACTACCATACTACTCcagtag